ACAAGTATTGTGAAAAGGCTGGGTTGTTACTACTTTGATATTGACACAGTTTACAGCTTACTTAAATATATTCCACTTCTATTGCATCCTTTTTGCTGAAATCAGCATAAGCGCATGCTGACATCATACATGAAGTTATGTGTGACATAAGagatatttttttcaatacatgTTAGCTGAACTCTGCATCGTATAATTTGAAGAGCATTTGACTTTAGAAGTTCCTCTGTACTACTGTAGATTTTAAAAGCTTCACAACTCATTATATGCTGCTGCTAATAAACTATATGTTTGATTAACATTATCGAGTTCAAAGCGCTTATGTATTATCTTTGCCTCAAGAGTTTGAATGCATGTTTTCTTACTCTTCAGGTTGGCCTTTCTCAGATGAGAAGCCACACAGCTGCTTGTCTAAAATACCAGGAGTACATTGAGGAAGGTGTTCGTACTACTGCCCAGAGCCAACCTGCTATCATCAGGTAAGGATAAAAAGAACAGGATCCTATCAAAACCCCACTTGAGCTAGATTCTGCAGAAATCTGTAAAGTGAGATTGACATCTTGTCATCACTCATTAAGTAGGTCATGAACTCTGCATTAAGAAAGAGAGTTGACTTAATGTTGGTGCGCGCAAACCCAATGGGCCTGATTCGACTAGAATCCCAATACATCAAGTGGTAAAAAGCATGTGAAAATTATGAAAGTACATGTACTActagtgtgtgtgttgcaggtgatctactaagactgcgtccACAAATTATAAGTAGAAAAGTGGTGCAGAGAAtcctatttaaatgaggattttgcttcTACCACCGCCTTTCACAATACATGGACACAGTTGTTTACTGCACATCCATGGCATCATGTTCTAACCCATGTTGTGCAACATGCAGCATACTTGGGCACCTTTTCTAGGCAAAATAGACTCATGACTCCATTTTAATCCTTAACGATACCCACTTTTTAGTACGCTGAATGCATTCTGAAAGACACTGTCACTAACAATATGGTGTGCTGTAATGATCCAGATGCCAGAAAATGCAGCGTTACAACCATCTTCCATATGGAAGATGCATTGATTTGGCTTGGTGTTTGCTGGCCCCAAATCAGCCTTCTATCTCATGCAGCAGCTCAAATGATAGGTGCATCATGGTCACAGTGACTGTGGCGCAGCCATTTTTTCGTAACTGCTGTTTTGCGTGCTAATTATAAATTAATCACATTGCAACGTGTTAGTTTTAAGTGATTATATATAAGATTAACAGTATTTTTTGTCGTCTCACATAGTATACAACAACATTTGGATTTGTGTTCCATTTGAATTCCTAGCAGCATTGAGACATTTAACAGTATATTTACAAGTACAATATACAGtagcataaataataataatataatcaagTTTAAAGATTTTAAATAAAGTATGTACAGGATATTAATTGCTTAAGAAGGTGCAGCTGTATTTCAGCAGCATCAGAATATTAAATTCGGAGAACGAGACAACATAATTCTTATATGATATGTAGGATATCTGCAATAGCAGCTGTATTAAAATATATGGTGTGTGTATTGTCCTGCGTCTGCTGTTGGAGTAATGAGGATTGAGTGAGCACGGTCATTGTTGATATTTGGAGTTCTTATATTCGACAAATATTCTGCACATGACTGAAGGCAAACACACTTGATGGATTGTGTAAGCTATTTTTTCCATTTGATTGATTTGATCCTCAGTGCTCGGCTTAGTAGATCACATTTGCGTGCACACAaacttttagtagatcaggcccaaagTGTAAAACATGACtatgaaataataattaacccgTTTGTACAGGAAATAcataagaagaatgttttatttcCTCCTCCAGGGCCTTACTGTCATATCAATAAGTTGATTTACTCGCTAATAGTTCTTTTTCCTTCTGGTTGCAAAAAACGAGAACTTAATGCTGTGTCAGTTGTAATCCCAATGTATTCCATGTGCCGCTTGTTAGAACCAGTATTGTACATGTGCAACAAGCAGTGGGATTGATGTAGTTGCCTGTGTCTTGTAGTCCAGTGCCAAACCGTTACACGTTTACCTGCCCTTATTGCAACTGCCAGAACCTTGATCAAGACGGCCTGGTTGAACACTGCACTTCTCAGCATGCTCGTGACGCACGCCAAGTGGTGAGAAGTCACTGTCGCATTTGCTGTCACAGCAACACTTGCTGCATTGCTTAAACAtgtattgtttatgtttttgtgaaATTTAGGTTTGCCCCATCTGTGCCTCCATGCCGTGGGGGGACCCAAACTACAGGAGTACTGATTTTTTCCAGCACCTGAAGATTAGACACACCTTTTCATATGATACCTTTGTTGTAAGTTCACAGGTTCCTAATTGGAATGAAAATACAAATTATGTGACATGTTTTACCATGATTTGTGCAGGATTACTCAACAGATGAGCACACAATGATCCAGGAGGCTCTACAGCGCTCCCTTTTGGACAACTGAAGTGTGAAGAACAATCCAGAGGAAAGAACATATGATTGAAGGGGAGATGGCAATGTGATGTCTTGAGAAGGCAGAACAACTCGCTTGTATCGTCATTAATATTCACAAAGATGAGATACTCGCAGATCAATTTCAAAAGAGATTGTACCCATGACTTTAGTGGATTATTTTGGCGTAAATAAACCACGCAACACCTTGTCTGATTTAGGTCTGATATCGTGTGGCAGATGTGATGATCTCTAATATTCCTCCCCAGTTCAGcctgttgaatatttttttatccaGTTAAGCTGTTCCTAAAGCCCCCATACTACAAATCCAAGCTCAATAAGAGGGTACTACCACTCGGTGGCTAGCAGTTGCCAGTAAACTTAAGTCAACAAGTCAAGTAATGGTAATAATTGATGGTAATTTACTGACGGTGACTCAAAAGGGAGACATATTTGTCTGATTTTATTTGCAGGAGATCTTTTTTACACAgtgtattgtgtgtgtttgcTGGGTGTTTGAATGTTTTACTAAAAAGATAATTATGTGAGGAAATAACAAACCCAGAGATGTTTGAATGTGTCTCTACTGTCAGCGTGCCTGCTTGTAGGTCTTGTTCCTCACTTCTAAAACACACAGGGCTGAGGGTTCACTGCAAGGAGAGCGCCATATCTAATGCTATACAGTAAAGCAGCACTTCACTGATGTTCATGTGGAGAATTTATTTGCATGGGTTTGTCCACTGGGGGGTAGTAGCGTCCAACCCTTGACAGCAGCGGTTAAAGCGTGCCCTACTGCTGCTCTTCAGTGCATTACTTTAGACTACAGCATAAATAAATGTACAAATTGCAGCATATAACCACAGTTTGGCGTGTCGACACTTTGTCACTTAGGTCAAATGTTTGTTTTGTCATGCACGCCACCTCATTTCACTATAATCACCGCTAACTGCCCTTGGGGTGGGGGAGGGGCAGTCCTGTGCTTCCTTTAAGTGTCAGCAGAATATTTTTATTGAGTACCGGTAGTCCCGTCTGTTGCACAGTGCACAACAAACCCAGGTGAAGTAGCTGTAGCTTCAGGCACTTAACGGTTTGAAGAGTCTTTGGTGGCACTCAGGCCTCAATGTTTGTTTCTCCTGTCttatgtgttttaatttgtgtttttcataatcacttttttcagtgtatctCTTGTAAGTTCTACTGTCTGGTGGAGCCTAATCTTGATACATTAAAGCTCTTTAATTATTTAAACCATTGAAGGAGTGTAGTTGATTTACACTTAAGTGCACAGATGTCAAACTacaggccaaatctggcccgccatatGAATTTATGGAGTGTGTAACTGTCAAAGTACTTGATCTTTTCCATGTATCAACTTTttcattgtgtttgtgtgtgtgcatgtcttgaccagcagggaaacctgcgaaacaggcttgtatggatgatatagcctctgtgttttttcctaacctaacgtatattctgctcgaccccggtattgagcactgtataatggataaactACAGAAAccttgtatgtatgcatatatatatatatatatatatatatatatatatacatatgtatgtatgtatatatatatatatatatatatatatatacatatgtatgtatatatatatgtatgtatttatattatatatgtgcatatatatatatatatatacatatgtatgtatttatattatatatgtgcatatatatatatatatatatacacatatatgtgtatatgtatatatatatatatgtatatatatatatatatgtatatatatatatatgtgtatatatatgtatatatatatatacatatgtatatatttatattatatatgtgcatatatatatatacacatatatatgtgtatatgtatatatatatatatatgtatatatatatatatatatatatatacacatatatatgtgtatatgtatatatatatatatatgtatatatatatatatgtatatatatatatatatatatatatgtatatgtgtatatatatgtatatatatatatatgtttatgtatatatatatgtatatatatatatgtgtatatatatgtatatatatgtgtgtatatatatgtatatatatatatatatatatgtatatatatgtttatgtgtgtatatatatatatgtttatgtgtatatatatatatatgtttatgtatacatatatatatatatatgtatgtatatatatgtatgtatatatatgtatatatatgtatgtatatatatatatatgtgtatatatatgtatatatatatatgtatatatatatgtatatatatatgtatatatatatgtatatatatatatatatatgcatatatatatgtatatatatatatatatatatatatatatatatgtatatatatatatatgtatatatgtatatgtatatatgtatatatatatatatatatatatgtgtatgtgtatatatgtatatatatatatatatatatgtgtatgtgtatatatgtatatatatatgtatgtgtatatatatatgtatatatgtgacggcgtggcgcagtgggagagtggccgtgcgcaacccgggaggccctggttcaaatcccacctagtaccaacctcgtcatgtccgttgtgtcctgagcaagacacttcacccttgctcctgatgggtgctggttggcgccttgcatggcagctccctccatcagtgtgtgaatgtgtgtgtgaatatatatatatgtatatatatatatgtatgtatatatatatgtgtgtatatatatatatatgtatgtatatatatatatatatatatatgtgtatatatatatatgtatatatgtatgtatgtatgtatgtatatatatgtgtatatatatatatatttatatatatatctgtgtgtgtatgtatatatatatatatatacatatatatatgtgtatatgtatatatactatcaagaaaataagtatttgagcaccctgctattttgcaagttctcccacttagaaatcatggtgGGGTCTGAAATTTCCatag
The DNA window shown above is from Nerophis ophidion isolate RoL-2023_Sa linkage group LG06, RoL_Noph_v1.0, whole genome shotgun sequence and carries:
- the rnf114 gene encoding E3 ubiquitin-protein ligase RNF114 — its product is MAMLGGFSSTQHKKNISDTNSDVSEFVCPVCLEIFDSPVTTQCGHTFCQSCLQECLRPQKPVCAVCRATLGHCTKAVELEALIQSSVAACKGCGTQVGLSQMRSHTAACLKYQEYIEEGVRTTAQSQPAIISPVPNRYTFTCPYCNCQNLDQDGLVEHCTSQHARDARQVVCPICASMPWGDPNYRSTDFFQHLKIRHTFSYDTFVDYSTDEHTMIQEALQRSLLDN